The Synechococcus sp. RS9916 DNA segment CCCGCAGATTGCGGGGCTTGTTGATGGATTGGACAGTTCACTCGTCGAAAACTTTGCACATCGGCGAACCGGGATGGGTGTCGCAGAGTTTGTCGAGAAGCTTGTCGCGGTGACGACTCTCAGGGTTGTTGATGCCGGCGTCGTGCTTCGGGTCGAACTCTTCAGGGCTGTGCTTTTCGTTCGTGCTGAAGGGCACTTCGTACTCGTCGTACTTGTGTTTGACAGCAGTCATTGGCTCAATCCCTCCTTGGCTGAGGATTTGCTGCCCTGACCCTAGGTCGCTCAAGCAGAAGAAGTCGCTTCTTTGGCAAGTTTTCCACTCGCGTTCTGATTTCAGAACCGTTTGATCAGTCGGGGTTGATCACCACGTCATCGCCGTAGAAATGACAAAGCTGACGCAGGGATTGGTGCGGTACATCGGTGCTCACCCACTCCTCTCCCTCGGGGCGTGTGATCCAGCAACGTGCCGTTGTGGAGTCTTTCTCGATCGGACCACTCACGGTGATGTCGTAAGCCAGATCCTGTGCAGTGATTTCCCGTTCGCTGGTGGGGATGCGATACACCTGATGCACCCAGGAGCAGCAACTCGATCGTCCTGCTGTCACGACAAAGTTGTCGATCCGGCGGATGGAAAAAAATCCTCCGTGCAGAAAGCGCCAGGCCTTTCTCTGCAGCGGGTTCACTTTGAAAATCGTTTTGGTGCAGTTCGGGCCTGCGCCGCAGTATTTCGTTTCCACAATCTCCATCAGGCCATCGCCGTCGATGTCTGCCAGGCGGCCCCTCCCCTGGGGGAATGTGGCCAGCGACTGATGGCGTTCCAGCACAGGGGCGTAAGGCGATGCATCCGAATCGCGCAGCTCCACCCTGATCGTGCGTTGCTCCGTCGCCGGGTTCTCCAGCTGGGTGAGCCGAAGCCAGGATCCGTCGCTGTTGCGCTGCTCCTGGAGCAGCGGTCGCCCCCCTGCATGCCCAGCGGTTGCGGCGCCGGTCAGGGCCATCAAGGCAGCCGGCATGAGCAGCAGGCGCATGGTCTGGCATGGGGTGGACTTTCCTGAAGCCTGGCAGTGATGGGCTGGTGAGTCAGCCTTGATGCTGTCAGTCGCAGTGGGTGCTCCACCGGCGGTAGAACGTCCGCGATGGTGATTTGCGACTGCAACGGAGGCTGAGGGTGACGATTCCGTTTGGTGATCCTGAACCGTCTGATGCACTGCTGAGAAAGTCGGTTTCGTCAACGCGAATGCGAGCGTGGATTAACACGCGCCTGCGTGAGCTCGCCCAGGCCCAACGCATCCAGGATGCGCGGGCATTGCGCAGCGAATTCCTGGTGGAGTGAGTCCATGTCGGTGTCTTCGGTGGTGGTGATCGGTGGAGGCTGGGCCGGCTGGGGTGCAGCCAAAGCCCTTTGCGAAGCGGGAGTGGCCGTCACCTTGCTGGATGGCCAGCCGGATCCCACCGGCAGCACGCCGCTCATCACCGCCAGCGGTAAACCGTTTGAGCCGGGCACCCGGGGCTTCTGGAAGGACTACCCCAACATCAATGCCCTCACCGCTGAGTTGAACCTGGGGGAGGTGTTCACTCCGTTCACCACCAGCGCGTTCTGGTCGCCCGAGGGCTTGGAGGCCACCGCCCCGGTGTTTGGCGATTCGCTCCCATTGCCGAGCCCCCTGGGCCAGATGTTCGCCACCCTCAGCAACTTCCGGCTCCTGCCGGTTGCCGATCGCCTGAGTATCGCCGGGCTGCTGGTGGCGATGCTGGATCTCAACCGCAATCCCGAGGTGTTTGCGCGTTACGACGCCATCAGCGCCCAGACCCTGTTCAACAAGCTAGGGGTCAGCGATCGGATGATCAACGACTTCCTACGCCCCATCCTGTTGGTGGGGTTGTTCAAACCGCCCGAGGAGTTGTCGGCGGCGGTGACGATGGAGTTGCTGTACTACTACGCCCTTGCCCATCAAGATGCCTTTGATGTTCGCTGGATCAAGGCCGGCAGCATCGCGGAGCAGTTGATCGCACCCTTGGCTCAGCGCCTGATCAGCACCAGGGGTTTGCAGGTGCTGGGGGGCACGCTGGCGACACGGCTAAACCTCTGCCCGGACACTGGGCAGCTGCAATCGGTGGGAACCCGCTCGGTGGTAACCGGAGAAGAGGCGGTTCTGGATCAGGTGGATGCGGTGGTGCTGGCGGTGGGTGCCAAAGGGATGCGGGCGCTGATGGCCCAGTCGCCCGCCTGCGCCACGGCGGCACCTGAACTGCAGGCTGCTGGGAGTCTTGGCGCGATTGATGTGGTGTCGGTGCGGTTGTGGCTGAACGCCTACGTGCCGGTGGTCGACCCCGCCAATGTGTTGTCGCGATTTGCGGGATTGCGCGGGGCCGGCGGCACCTTCTTCATGCTCGATCAGCTGCAGAAGGATGCGGAACGCGATCTATGGGGAGGCGGGCAGCCTCAGGGGTCGGTGGTTGCCAGCGACTTTTACAACGCATCGGCAGTGGCAGCCCTGAGCGATCAGCAGATCGTGGATCTGTTGATGCAGGAGTTGCTGCCCGTTGCCCACGCCGGCTTCCAGGCGGCGGAGGTACTCGAGGCGGAGGTGCGTCGCTATCCCGGTTCGGTGTCGTGGTTCTCTCCCGGCAGCGCCCGCAAGCGGCCACCGCTGGAAACCAGTGTGGAGTCGATTGTTTGTGCCGGCGACTGGGTGCGCATGGGCCCGCGGGAGCATGGCGCCAAGGGGCTGTGTCAGGAGCGGGCTTACGTGTGCGGGCTTGAGGCTGCCAATTCACTGCTGGAGCGGGGCATCGTTCACGGCGGTGAAGGCTTAGCTCCCCGCACCCATGCGGTGCTGCCCGTCAGACCGGATGAACCTCAGGTGCTGCTGGGCCGTGCGCTGACCGCAGCGGTGATGGACCCGCTGGAGGCCTTGGGGTTCCGCTGGCCCTGGTTGGCTTGAGACCAACAAAAAGCGCCTGGTCAATGAGGCCAGACGCTTGTTGCTACAACGAATCAGCTCGAAGAGCTGAGGTTGAAAAGTCGATCAGCCGAGGCCGATCTGGGTCAGGATGCCCTGGCCGGTCAGCAGCTCAGTGCCGAGGCCGATCACGAAGCCGAGCATGGCCAGGCGACCGTTCCAGGTCTCAGCGAAGTTGACGAAGCCAAAGCGGGTGTTGGAGTCAGCCATCGGTTGTGTGAATTGATGTGAAGCAACTGTAAAGCAATGTTGAGCCTTTGGGGAAGTCGCGGAGGGTCGGTTTTCTTCCTCACACCATCCTGGCGGTGCTCGCCACAGTCGTGCCAGTGAATGGGCGGGCCCATGGCTGAGACAACACTCTCGATGGAGCAGCGGTTCCGGGTCGAAGCGGCTTGCCGAAAGATCGATGCCTGCGACGACATCGAGGTGATCCGCACCCTCGCTAAGCAGTTGCTTCACGCCCTGGAAACCGAACGGGCCTCGACCCGGCAGGCGATTGCTGATCTCAAGCAGAAGGGAGAGCAGAAGCCGACCTTGGCCCAGCGTTTTGGGTTCAATACCGATCAGATGTGAGTGCTGTGGTGCTGGCTGGATCCCACGTTCTGATCACCGGGGCAAGTTCTGGAATCGGCCTGGAGGCGGCCCGGCATCTGGCGGCCCGTGGTCACCGGCTCACGCTGGTGTGTCGCGACAGCGAGCGCTGCGCGTCCACCCGGCAGCAGTTGATCGAGGCCGGTGCTGTGCCTGATCGCCTCGAGGGCATCGCTGCTGACCTGGCCGATCTCGCCAGCGTGGAGCAGGCCTGCCAGCGGCTGCTGGATCAAGGCCAGCCCATCGATGCGTTGGTGCTCAATGCGGGTCAGCAGAGGGCTGGTGCGTCGGAGCCTGTCTTCTCACCCCAGGGCATTGAGATCACCTTTGCCGTTAATCAGCTGGCGCATCAGCTGATGGCCAGCCGATTGCTGCCGTTGTTGCGGGCTGGGAAGCAGCCTCGCCTTGTGATCACGGCATCGGATGTGCACGATCCCGCCACGGGTGGGGGCAAGGTTGGCCAACCTGCCGATCTCGGTGATCTGGCGGGTCTGCGAGCTGGCAGGGGGTTTGTGATGCTCGATGGCAGTGGCCGTTTTGATGGCGATAAGGCTTACAAAGACAGCAAGCTCTGCAACGTGTTGTTGGCCCGTGAGCTTGCTCGTCAGCTGGAGGGGGCCATGCCGGTGATCGCCTGGAGTCCGGGCCTGGTGATCCCCCGAAGCCGTGAGGGCTTCTTCCGCTACAACCGCCAGAACAATCCGGTGGGGATGGCGCTGTTTGCTGCCGTGGCGCGGGATCTGCTGCGGGTGACCGAATCCGTGCAGACGGCCGGGCGGTTGCTGGCGGAGTTGGTCGTTGATCCCGCTTACGCAAGCCCTGGCTTCGCCTATTTCAGTAACCGGCTGATGCGGCCAGGGGTGCATCGTTTTTCAGCCCAAGCCACCAGCCCCGACGGCGCTGACCTTTCTCGCGCGGCGGAGTTATGGCGCCTGTCTGAGCAATTGATCGAAGCCTGCTGAGGTTTCTTGTGCAAACAACAGCTCAAACCTGGTGTGTGGAGTGGTCATGCGCG contains these protein-coding regions:
- a CDS encoding FAD-dependent oxidoreductase translates to MSVSSVVVIGGGWAGWGAAKALCEAGVAVTLLDGQPDPTGSTPLITASGKPFEPGTRGFWKDYPNINALTAELNLGEVFTPFTTSAFWSPEGLEATAPVFGDSLPLPSPLGQMFATLSNFRLLPVADRLSIAGLLVAMLDLNRNPEVFARYDAISAQTLFNKLGVSDRMINDFLRPILLVGLFKPPEELSAAVTMELLYYYALAHQDAFDVRWIKAGSIAEQLIAPLAQRLISTRGLQVLGGTLATRLNLCPDTGQLQSVGTRSVVTGEEAVLDQVDAVVLAVGAKGMRALMAQSPACATAAPELQAAGSLGAIDVVSVRLWLNAYVPVVDPANVLSRFAGLRGAGGTFFMLDQLQKDAERDLWGGGQPQGSVVASDFYNASAVAALSDQQIVDLLMQELLPVAHAGFQAAEVLEAEVRRYPGSVSWFSPGSARKRPPLETSVESIVCAGDWVRMGPREHGAKGLCQERAYVCGLEAANSLLERGIVHGGEGLAPRTHAVLPVRPDEPQVLLGRALTAAVMDPLEALGFRWPWLA
- a CDS encoding chlorophyll a/b-binding protein; its protein translation is MADSNTRFGFVNFAETWNGRLAMLGFVIGLGTELLTGQGILTQIGLG
- a CDS encoding SDR family NAD(P)-dependent oxidoreductase, coding for MLAGSHVLITGASSGIGLEAARHLAARGHRLTLVCRDSERCASTRQQLIEAGAVPDRLEGIAADLADLASVEQACQRLLDQGQPIDALVLNAGQQRAGASEPVFSPQGIEITFAVNQLAHQLMASRLLPLLRAGKQPRLVITASDVHDPATGGGKVGQPADLGDLAGLRAGRGFVMLDGSGRFDGDKAYKDSKLCNVLLARELARQLEGAMPVIAWSPGLVIPRSREGFFRYNRQNNPVGMALFAAVARDLLRVTESVQTAGRLLAELVVDPAYASPGFAYFSNRLMRPGVHRFSAQATSPDGADLSRAAELWRLSEQLIEAC